Proteins encoded within one genomic window of Flavobacterium sp. NG2:
- a CDS encoding Na(+)-translocating NADH-quinone reductase subunit A: protein MSKYIKIKRGLNLKLIGEAVKSVSDMPIADIFAIKPIDFVGLTPKLLVKVGTNVLAGSPLFYDKNNEAIKFCSPISGEVVEILRGHKRVILEIKILADREVKHLRFSQSNPNELSKTDITDQLLNSGVWPFIRQRPYGTIANQNDNPKAIFISAFDTNPLAPDIDFIMSGKNSNFQTGLDALKKLTTGIVHLNVNASSSPAPLFSQAQKVQINTIDGPHPAGNVGVQIHHIDPINKGEVVWYIQPQDVIIIGKLFNEGIFDASRTIALTGSQLTNPKYYKTIVGSSIKNMIEDAGLKKGENRIISGSILSGRQIPADGYLGFYDSQITVIPEGNEYEFMGWLRPGFNKFSLSRTFFSWLTPNKKHDLNTNLHGEERPFVMTGQYEKVFPMDIYPVQLLKSILIEDIDMMEKLGIYEVVEEDFALCELVCTSKIKSQEIIRQGLDIVRKEFS, encoded by the coding sequence ATGAGTAAATATATTAAAATTAAAAGGGGATTGAATCTAAAATTAATAGGTGAAGCTGTTAAGTCAGTATCAGACATGCCTATTGCTGATATATTTGCTATAAAACCAATAGATTTTGTGGGACTTACTCCAAAATTGTTAGTCAAAGTAGGAACAAATGTGCTAGCAGGAAGTCCTCTTTTTTACGATAAAAATAATGAAGCTATAAAATTTTGTTCTCCTATTAGTGGGGAAGTTGTAGAAATTCTAAGGGGTCACAAAAGAGTTATCTTAGAAATAAAAATACTGGCTGACAGGGAAGTTAAACACCTAAGATTCTCCCAATCAAACCCCAACGAACTTTCAAAAACGGACATTACTGACCAATTATTAAATAGCGGTGTTTGGCCATTTATTCGTCAGCGACCTTATGGGACCATTGCTAATCAAAATGATAACCCCAAAGCTATTTTTATTTCAGCTTTTGATACGAACCCACTGGCTCCAGATATCGATTTTATTATGTCTGGTAAAAATTCTAATTTTCAAACCGGATTAGACGCTTTAAAAAAATTAACGACTGGTATAGTACACCTAAATGTGAACGCTAGTAGTTCCCCCGCTCCCCTTTTTAGTCAAGCACAAAAGGTACAAATCAACACCATTGACGGTCCACATCCAGCAGGAAATGTAGGTGTTCAAATACACCATATTGACCCTATTAACAAAGGAGAAGTAGTTTGGTATATTCAACCACAAGATGTAATTATCATAGGAAAATTATTTAACGAAGGAATTTTTGATGCTTCGCGAACTATAGCTTTAACAGGTTCTCAGCTTACTAATCCTAAATATTATAAAACCATTGTAGGTTCTTCTATTAAAAACATGATTGAAGATGCTGGCCTAAAAAAAGGAGAAAACCGAATTATAAGTGGTTCAATTTTATCAGGAAGGCAAATACCTGCTGATGGTTATTTAGGTTTTTATGATTCCCAAATTACCGTAATCCCCGAAGGTAACGAATATGAATTTATGGGCTGGTTAAGACCCGGTTTTAATAAATTTAGTTTGTCTCGCACTTTTTTCTCTTGGTTGACACCCAATAAAAAACACGATTTGAATACCAATTTGCATGGTGAAGAACGTCCTTTTGTAATGACGGGACAATATGAAAAGGTTTTTCCAATGGATATTTACCCTGTTCAACTCTTAAAATCTATACTAATAGAAGATATTGATATGATGGAAAAACTGGGTATTTATGAAGTGGTTGAAGAAGATTTTGCACTCTGCGAACTCGTATGCACATCAAAGATTAAATCACAAGAAATCATCCGTCAAGGATTGGATATAGTTCGAAAAGAATTTAGTTAA
- a CDS encoding NADH:ubiquinone reductase (Na(+)-transporting) subunit B, with amino-acid sequence MKPLRKLLNNLKPNFEKGGKLEKFFPAFDAFETFLFVPNHTTQSKGTHVRDAIDLKRTMILVVLSLIPCLLFGMWNIGYQHYLALGIMNVTLIDTFIFGAIKVLPLILVSYGAGLTTEFIFAIIRKHTINEGFLVSGMLIPLIMPIDVPLWMLAIATIFAVIIGKEVFGGTGMNILNPALTARAFLFFAYPTKMSGNEVWINISTEKGQTVVDAYSGATALGEAAAGHADKIPSIMESFIGTIPGSVGETSTIACLLGAAILLYTGIGSWRIMTSVFVGGFLMALVFNLFGLNTLMQISPLHHLALGGFAFGAVFMATDPVSAAQTNSGKYIYGFLIGLLAILFRVFNPAYPEGMMLAILFMNVMAPLIDHYVVAANIKRRLKRVTSTQKQNG; translated from the coding sequence TTGAAGCCACTAAGAAAATTACTGAATAACCTCAAACCTAATTTTGAAAAAGGAGGAAAACTGGAAAAATTCTTTCCAGCATTTGATGCGTTCGAAACCTTCCTATTTGTACCTAATCACACGACACAAAGTAAGGGAACCCACGTACGTGATGCAATTGATTTGAAACGTACGATGATATTAGTTGTGCTTTCTCTAATTCCTTGTTTGCTATTTGGAATGTGGAATATTGGTTACCAACATTATTTAGCTTTAGGGATTATGAATGTCACTCTAATAGATACTTTTATTTTTGGAGCTATTAAGGTACTTCCATTAATACTCGTCTCTTATGGAGCAGGATTGACCACCGAGTTTATTTTTGCTATTATTCGAAAACATACAATAAATGAAGGTTTCTTAGTTTCAGGAATGTTGATTCCACTAATTATGCCTATTGATGTACCTTTATGGATGTTGGCTATAGCTACCATTTTTGCTGTAATTATTGGAAAAGAGGTTTTTGGTGGCACAGGAATGAACATTTTAAATCCAGCACTTACCGCCAGAGCGTTTTTATTCTTTGCTTATCCTACCAAAATGTCTGGGAATGAAGTCTGGATAAACATAAGTACAGAAAAAGGACAAACGGTTGTTGATGCCTATAGTGGTGCAACTGCTTTGGGCGAAGCAGCTGCTGGCCATGCCGATAAAATCCCAAGTATAATGGAATCTTTCATAGGAACTATTCCGGGTTCTGTTGGAGAAACATCTACTATAGCTTGCTTATTGGGAGCGGCCATTTTATTGTACACTGGAATTGGCAGTTGGCGCATCATGACCTCCGTTTTTGTAGGCGGATTTTTGATGGCTTTGGTTTTCAATTTGTTTGGACTAAATACACTAATGCAAATTAGTCCCTTACACCATTTAGCGTTAGGAGGTTTTGCTTTTGGTGCCGTATTTATGGCCACCGACCCTGTTAGTGCAGCGCAAACAAATTCAGGAAAATATATTTATGGTTTTTTAATAGGTCTGCTAGCGATTCTGTTTAGGGTGTTCAATCCAGCATATCCTGAAGGAATGATGTTAGCAATTTTATTTATGAATGTAATGGCACCCTTAATTGATCATTATGTAGTTGCAGCCAATATTAAACGAAGATTAAAAAGAGTTACCTCAACACAAAAGCAAAATGGATAA
- the nagB gene encoding glucosamine-6-phosphate deaminase has product MLYSTIDKATGFEKRFEKIGTIVYENSIIASKAIAQEIAELIKEKQEQDLPCVLGLATGSSPKGLYAELVRLHKEEGLSFKNVISFNLDEYYPMEPDSVNSYVRFMKELLFNHIDILPENYHIPDGLLTKQAISDYCSKYEEKIEALGGIDLQILGIGGNGHIGFNESGSLQNSKTRLVALDHITRVAASKDFLGLDKTPRTAITLGIKKIMEAKRVILMAWGEGKSNIVKASVEESVTTQVPASFLQEHDNAIFVLDKAAASKLTRLNTPWLVEKIDWTDRLIRKAVLGLALSLNKPILMLRDADYIENGMSDLLADFGYGHAYDINIKIFNELQSTITGWPGGKPNEDDKNRPERAAPARKRVLIFSPHPDDDIISMGGTFKRLYEQGHEVHVGYQTSGNIAVADDEALRFASFVCDYNEKFGIDNTNASAIFKKALAFLKNKRTSEVDSPEVRQIKGLIRKGEARSTCHYIGIPDEQIHFMELPFYETGTIEKKPLGEHDFQITMDLIEKIKPHQIYAAGDLADPHGTHKHCLDAIFEAVRRLKSKPFMEDCWVWLYRGAWQEWNIDEIEMAIPMGPDQVLEKRKGIFKHQSQKDGVVFQGADSREFWQRAEDRNKETADLYDQLGLSHYAAMEAFVRWRF; this is encoded by the coding sequence ATGTTATACAGTACTATAGACAAGGCGACGGGTTTTGAAAAAAGGTTCGAAAAGATAGGTACTATTGTTTACGAAAATTCTATTATCGCCTCTAAAGCAATTGCACAAGAAATAGCTGAACTAATAAAAGAAAAACAAGAGCAAGATCTTCCTTGTGTGTTGGGTTTGGCAACTGGTTCCTCACCAAAGGGTTTGTATGCTGAATTAGTGCGTTTACATAAAGAAGAAGGGCTGAGTTTTAAGAATGTGATTTCGTTTAATTTGGATGAGTACTATCCGATGGAACCAGATTCCGTTAACAGTTATGTTCGATTTATGAAGGAATTACTATTCAATCATATTGATATTTTACCTGAAAACTATCATATTCCAGATGGGTTATTGACTAAACAAGCTATTTCGGATTATTGCAGTAAGTATGAAGAAAAAATTGAAGCCCTAGGTGGGATAGATCTTCAAATCTTAGGAATTGGAGGAAATGGACATATTGGATTCAATGAGTCGGGTTCTCTTCAGAATTCAAAAACCAGATTAGTTGCCTTAGATCATATAACACGTGTTGCTGCCAGTAAAGATTTTTTAGGACTTGATAAAACGCCAAGAACCGCAATTACGTTGGGAATTAAAAAGATAATGGAGGCGAAAAGAGTGATATTAATGGCTTGGGGAGAAGGAAAGTCGAATATTGTCAAAGCTTCTGTTGAAGAATCTGTGACAACTCAAGTGCCTGCGTCCTTTTTGCAAGAACACGATAATGCTATTTTTGTTTTGGATAAAGCAGCTGCTTCAAAACTTACAAGATTAAATACACCTTGGTTAGTTGAAAAAATCGATTGGACAGACCGATTGATTAGAAAGGCAGTTTTGGGGTTAGCACTTAGCTTAAATAAGCCTATTTTAATGCTTAGAGATGCAGATTACATAGAAAACGGAATGAGTGATTTGTTGGCTGATTTTGGATATGGTCATGCCTATGATATAAACATCAAAATATTTAATGAATTACAAAGCACCATTACAGGTTGGCCAGGAGGAAAACCCAATGAAGATGACAAAAATCGTCCTGAACGTGCTGCGCCTGCTCGTAAAAGAGTACTTATTTTTAGTCCACATCCAGATGATGATATCATTAGTATGGGAGGAACTTTCAAGCGACTTTATGAACAAGGCCATGAAGTTCATGTAGGGTATCAGACTTCGGGTAATATTGCGGTTGCTGACGATGAAGCTTTGCGTTTTGCAAGTTTTGTTTGTGATTATAATGAGAAATTTGGAATTGATAATACAAATGCTTCTGCCATTTTCAAAAAAGCATTGGCTTTTCTAAAAAACAAAAGAACAAGTGAAGTAGACAGTCCAGAGGTAAGACAAATTAAAGGGCTTATTAGGAAAGGTGAGGCTCGATCTACTTGCCATTATATAGGGATTCCAGACGAGCAAATTCATTTTATGGAATTACCATTTTATGAAACAGGAACTATCGAAAAGAAACCATTAGGAGAACATGATTTTCAAATAACTATGGATCTTATCGAAAAAATAAAGCCGCATCAAATTTATGCTGCAGGAGATTTAGCGGATCCTCATGGAACACATAAACATTGTTTGGACGCAATATTTGAGGCAGTAAGAAGATTGAAATCTAAGCCTTTTATGGAGGATTGTTGGGTTTGGTTGTATAGAGGTGCTTGGCAAGAATGGAATATCGATGAAATAGAAATGGCAATACCTATGGGACCTGATCAGGTTTTAGAAAAAAGGAAGGGAATCTTTAAACATCAATCGCAAAAAGATGGTGTTGTATTTCAAGGAGCTGATAGCAGGGAGTTTTGGCAGAGAGCCGAGGACAGAAACAAAGAAACAGCAGATTTATATGACCAATTAGGTTTGTCACATTATGCTGCAATGGAAGCTTTTGTTCGGTGGAGGTTCTAG